A window of Salvelinus alpinus chromosome 31, SLU_Salpinus.1, whole genome shotgun sequence contains these coding sequences:
- the LOC139561742 gene encoding zinc finger protein 638-like isoform X2 yields the protein MSRPQYNPLGDQYSSQAKRTAAQMGQYGLTQSQAGRDPLGASRLGLGSGGGGGSSGQGGMMSSMVSQQMGYDLGQRSTGMTPELETSIDHHIRGAREEVRLLSQLMQQNKNPQVSLDAQDLRLSHDPMDELSSGGGLGGYTPGRTSSDQQGSMDSWSGYLTQSASSKLFSSAPPQYQSQTSGFGGAGVLGSTSRGSETPMSASAAASRPARYTSESASSILASFGLSNEDLELLSHYPDDQLTPDNLPFILRDIRIRKANRTMDVDRRLKVGGGPGPGSDRGGGGLSKVIDYEHSSATNYDSYDDGDNGQPDNYGARNPLPKETEYDMVRDSLSGYAGHSMASDLSKQRTQQQHIHSPAIQSSIPMKVTDSRIGLPPPSSQPQQTLKTHGSSKATPKPMNIPVRSGDQGLNRLLASQNQGNARGHAQPRSGLVVLGGGGGAGVGIPGLRVGGVPIGVPPPTTPPMWPSLFPIMNPSIPPPGHVPVTVPPPRIGPMPSLLQQRNLPPPMMMMMMPKRLPTPTMMSDYSAASPRIFPHTCSLCNIECSQLKDWIEHQNTSLHVENCRLLRKSYPDWKGETVDISSPASRNECSRLSSKRRRTTLSASRSPSWSRSPSPRRSSYHTPSSSTRRTRSRERSRERFRERRHNTTTRRSRSRSPGSLRGRERERDPPASSSRRSRSRSHERERTRRSSLPKSNSAERLAKKLLESSAGLSLTENTSLEVMMQSLAPALLAELAKKKGAGSSSSSKGGASRKTETGTSKSGSKLGSGRSSTRKSSSPSKLSSSTSSKTKKKGGPGTSALLRLINIPQHTSHDEVVKAVEAFGKIDNVILLKSIQQASVLFEKEDDARMLASCKTLTIRGQAVTIQTEKERLLRASKGLNQAKQSTADKKATAAKYQTSTTKSTKTSTKSSTTATKPQTAGSKNTPKVCGSTTKSKGKRPLGPQQPDIANDRFVKIDGLPEAGYTEEDVLALVKPYGYKPGLDNCFILPSQRWAIVRMERVQKSFAMLTNYTMSPPKLLDCPLTFTLTRPDTNLHQEGVFTTLNGLTPTDPTLKERLLIVSNVPTGTSAAKEVHGLVKRVGSYLDSLSLIDRIYFEMESSSVAMAVCLHFQKSPCVVQNKPLKVNMLGEVKQPLQPPAQKTSVVSSKAKKKPIKGKKPVAKGVAAPVKPVTSTTTTTSTNAAVSSSQPVAVATKQPGDDVIVAEAKQPGSDVAVMNSDGKATVAESGGKEGGISSTKDGKQKIGHPPTEDGGMKTEEAKENKEDTATVDIVVSASLPTVAVSAPEEEVAMETQSTDGVASTNEIAAEPEQVPQQGSDVIALVSETVTTVATTEPCLISAVEGANNVANPVDSDTVAAFVPAQTAAPVPVELNVEDKPQDFPPVTEEILKALEAAVHQHRMGRLVEEQAKQEQNQGEGIQDKPLPNKKSPAAGETVEKKTPAGEKNQGEGIQAKPVPNKKSPAAGETAEKKTPAGEKNQGEGIQAKPLPNKKSPAAGETAEKKTPAGEKNQGPAEPEEKTGEKETKKKEEPRPEKKSQPGPDKKHPTPAKKTTDTKKTPSGSGQPDHNNGKTQASGGRGDRFSPERRDSSRHRSTRAPSEERHDPPTSRHGNSSSSSSGSRRSSRQDGSPAKKKGRKEEERSKSHGRSSKTTLSSRSRSREKASCYAGDEFTSDVIPGEANSFDLDQFNMDQFVTVDEVEGDEAENTNPPQSSSSSSHKTQDKASERSNRSSKRKRGTPDSPTPKSSQEHKESPTSSSSTPPAQKTPRKAAAKKAAAKPQPPATSGRKTRSSAAVVVATEAAETQEAAAADDTTSIADTEAEPVPLETRSQSEEEVVVVTKGCDTEDVVPSSRHQMSVLDTAVTDNKEEKSAVSESDMETTAEKPPEVEGSEDTTQAEKGSSILGTEAQNGACPLELGLTHPSASAKERDLQKALELQEVETVSGHQVPRSLIDKVPDDDAGGDFQILDEAVDDDTPRDGEEGSQDTQEQSVSLGYQAPAASESTGSQVPQTTLEEHEEISDDQQESAFQILDSLEDTEDKMADSSLAGQRGRRDSLPREMEGFQILDSVDDQTETTQALDNHTTESKCQGGSKPLKGGKKAPQKKGKRVPKTQKVTKTAIGESEGGTPKKSNLVTLDEVSEEEEAYPDDAAEEEELIKKQKLVKENQREKERGKEREKGRRSREKERKREEEREERVGVDTEGLVTLDEIGEDESGDTFNPETLVTLDEAGGDGKDEMEEEEQNKSPEPAQIQQADNTGSPGAEDDCRGMEDIRRMDFVTVDEVGEEEEEEEAVATRRGARGRKRARQTSARKSVKAKKVSVKDEEEEEPRADITPPTDPASVDAPSSLLQVAVTSEVDAQPAASVPDLQEKETEADTPADQPSLEASSAGQERQTDPPENQSLEGKRETTDMTVGKTCTESTTLQDSKQRREEEEEPELKRCLSESPLITDFKLPPFSPHNPIGQDFVVPKTGFFCKLCSLFYGSEDKAKKTHCSSLQHYQNMQKYYLKRQKQQAGSSSHVSE from the exons ATGTCCCGTCCCCAATATAACCCCTTGGGGGATCAGTACTCTTCACAGGCCAAGAGAACTGCCGCCCAGATGGGGCAGTACGGACTCACACAATCCCAGGCCGGAAGGGACCCTCTGGGGGCCTCCCGCCTTGGTCTGgggtctggtggtggtggtggttcctCCGGCCAGGGAGGCATGATGTCTTCGATGGTGTCCCAGCAGATGGGGTATGACCTGGGGCAGAGATCGACCGGGATGACCCCGGAGTTGGAGACCTCCATAGACCACCACATCCGCGGggccagagaggaggtgaggctgCTCAGCCAGTTGATGCAGCAGAATAAGAACCCGCAGGTCTCCCTGGACGCCCAAGACCTTCGCCTAAGTCACGACCCCATGGACGAGCTCTCGTCTGGGGGAGGGCTTGGCGGTTACACCCCTGGCCGGACCTCCAGCGACCAGCAAGGTTCCATGGACTCCTGGTCTGGCTACCTGACCCAGTCTGCTTCCTCCAAACTCTTCTCCTCCGCCCCTCCTCAGTACCAAAGCCAAACCTCTGGGTTTGGAGGTGCGGGAGTGCTGGGGTCCACCTCAAGGGGTTCCGAGACTCCCATGAGCGCATCGGCCGCAGCCTCTCGTCCAGCCCGGTACACATCCGAGTCCGCCAGCAGCATCCTGGCGAGTTTCGGCTTGTCCAACGAAGACCTGGAGCTCCTCAGCCACTACCCAGACGATCAACTGACCCCAGACAACCTGCCCTTCATCCTCAGAGACATCCGCATCCGTAAGGCCAATAGAACTATGGATGTGGACCGTCGGCTCAAGGTAGGCGGTGGACCTGGCCCAGGGTCCGACCGCGGTGGTGGAGGACTGAGCAAAGTGATCGATTATGAACATTCTAGTGCTACTAACTACGACAGTTATGATGATGGCGATAATGGCCAACCCGATAATTACGGCGCGCGCAATCCGCTCCCGAAGGAGACGGAATATGACATGGTCAGAGACTCGCTGAGCGGGTACGCCGGCCATTCCATGGCCTCCGACCTTTCCAAGCAGCGTACCCAACAGCAGCACATCCACAGCCCTGCGATCCAGAGCTCCATCCCCATGAAAGTCACAGACTCTCGCATCGGCCTTCCTCCGCCTTCCAGCCAACCCCAGCAGACCCTCAAAACCCACGGCTCATCTAAAGCAACACCCAAGCCCATGAACATCCCCGTCCGCAGCGGAGACCAAGGACTCAACCGACTCCTGGCGTCCCAGAATCAAGGCAACGCTCGGGGCCACGCTCAGCCCCGGTCCGGCCTGGTGGTtcttggtggtggaggtggtgctgGGGTCGGAATTCCAGGACTCCGGGTTGGAGGTGTCCCGATCGGGGTTCCTCCTCCCACGACACCCCCCATGTGGCCTTCCTTATTCCCCATCATGAACCCGTCGATCCCACCTCCTGGTCATGTTCCGGTGACTGTTCCTCCGCCCCGGATTGGTCCGATGCCTTCCTTGCTCCAGCAGAGGAACCTACCTCccccgatgatgatgatgatgatgccgaAGAGGTTACCGACTCCGACCATGATGAGTGATTACTCCGCTGCTTCTCCCAGAATCTTTCCTCATACCTGTTCTCTCTGTAACATAGAATGTTCCCAGTTAAAG GACTGGATCGAGCATCAAAACACCAGCCTCCACGTTGAGAACTGCCGTCTACTCAGGAAATC GTATCCCGACTGGAAAGGGGAAACTGTCGATATATCAAG ccCTGCTAGTAGAAATGAATGCAGCCGGTTGTCCTCCAAGCGCCGCCGGACAACACTCTCCGCCTCCCGTTCTCCGTCCTggtctcgctctccttctccccgCCGCTCTTCTTACCACACCCCTTCCTCCTCTACTCGCCGAACTCGATCCAGGGAACGATCCCGCGAACGATTCCGCGAACGTCGACACAACACCACCACACGGCGTTCCCGCTCCCGGTCTCCGGGTTCACTtcggggcagggagagagaacgtGACCCTCCGGCCTCGTCGTCCCGGAG GTCGCGCTCTAGGAGCCATGAGCGGGAGAGAACGAGGAGGAGCAGCCTGCCCAAGTCTAACAGTGCTGAGAGACTGGCCAAGAAACTACTGGAGTCatctg CTGGCCTCTCCCTGACTGAGAACACCAGTCTAGAAGTGATGATGCAGTCCCTGGCCCCCGCGCTCCTGGCAGAGCTCGCCAAGAAGAAGGGAGCcggctcctcttcctcctccaaggGAGGTGCCTCTCGGAAAACTGAAACGGGAACGTCCAAGTCAGGAAGCAAGCTAGGATCTGGAAGGTCGTCAACCAGGaaatcctcctctccctccaaatTGTCCAGCTCCACTTCTTCCAAG ACTAAGAAAAAGGGAGGTCCAGGGACCTCTGCTCTGTTAAGACTGATAAATATCCCTCAACACACATCTCATGATGAGGTGGTCAAGGCCGTAGAAGCCTTCGGAAAGATCGACAACGTCATCCTGCTCAAGTCcatacagcag gcgtCAGTATTGTTTGAGAAAGAGGATGATGCCAGAATGCTGGCTAGCTGTAAGACCCTGACCATCAGAGGCCAGGCCGTTACCATACAgacggagaaagagagactgtTGAGGGCCTCAAAGGGACTGAACCAGGCCAAGCAGTCTACTGCTGACAA gAAAGCGACAGCAGCCAAGTACCAGACCAGCACCACCAAGTCAACTAAAACATCTACCAAGTCTTCAACGACCGCAACTAAACCGCAAACTGCCGGTAGCAAGAACACACCCAAGGTGTGTGGATCTACTACCAAGTCCAAGGGGAAACGTCCCCTCGGTCCTCAGCAG CCTGACATTGCGAATGATAGGTTTGTGAAGATTGATGGTTTACCAGAAGCTGGGTATACAGAGGAAGATGTTCTGGCTCTGGTGAAGCCTTACGGATATAAACCTGGACTCGACAACTGTTTTATTCTGCCCAGCCAAAGATGG GCCATAGTCCGTATGGAGAGAGTGCAGAAGAGCTTTGCTATGTTGACGAACTACACAATGTCTCCTCCTAAACTACTAGACTGTCCCCTCACCTTCACGTTGACCCGCCCTGATACAAACCTtcaccag GAGGGTGTGTTCACAACTCTGAATGGCCTCACCCCTACG GATCCAACGTTGAAGGAACGTCTTCTGATTGTCAGTAACGTCCCCACAGGGACCTCAGCAGCCAAGGAGGTCCACGGCCTCGTCAAACGCGTGGGCTCCTACCTCGACTCGCTGTCTCTGATCGACAGG ATCTATTTTGAGATGGAGTCTTCGTCGGTGGCGATGGCAGTGTGTCTTCATTTCCAGAAGTCCCCCTGTGTAGTTCAGAACAAACCTCTGAAGGTCAACATGCTGGGCGAGGTTAAACAGCCACTGCAGCCCCCAGCCCAGAAGACATCTGTTGTCAG CTCCAAAGCCAAGAAGAAACCGATCAAAGGCAAGAAGCCTGTAGCTAAAGGTGTGGCAGCACCAGTTAAACCTGTTACTTCCACAACCACTACTACCAGCACCAATGCTGCGGTCTCATCCTCTCAGCCTGTTGCTGTGGCTACCAAGCAACCGGGTGACGACGTCATCGTCGCGGAGGCCAAGCAGCCAGGAAGTGACGTCGCGGTGATGAATTCCGACGGAAAGGCAACGGTGGCGGAGTCTGGAGGAAAAGAGGGTGGGATTTCCTCGACAAAAGATGGGAAGCAGAAGATCGGCCATCCTCCcacagaggatggagggatgaaaactGAGGAGGCAAAAGAAAATAAGGAAGACACTGCGACCGTCGACATCGTCGTTTCCGCCTCGTTACCTACGGTTGCCGTGTCCGCTCCCGAGGAAGAGGTCGCCATGGAAACCCAGAGCACCGACGGCGTCGCCTCGACCAATGAGATTGCAGCAGAACCCGAACAGGTCCCACAACAGGGCAGTGATGTCATTGCGTTGGTTAGTGAAACCGTGACGACTGTGGCCACAACAGAACCTTGTCTGATCTCCGCTGTGGAGGGAGCTAATAACGTCGCCAATCCCGTCGACTCTGACACCGTTGCCGCCTTTGTACCGGCACAAACAGCGGCCCCTGTCCCGGTAGAGTTAAATGTTGAAGACAAACCTCAGGACTTTCCTCCGGTAACTGAGGAGATCCTCAAGGCCCTGGAGGCAGCGGTGCACCAACACCGTATGGGGAGACTGGTGGAGGAACAGGCTAAACAGGAACAGAACCAGGGAGAGGGGATCCAGGACAAGCCTCTACCCAACAAGAAGAGCCCTGCAGCTGGGGAGACAGTGGAGAAAAAGACCCCGGCTGGAGAAAAGAACCAGGGAGAGGGGATCCAGGCCAAGCCTGTACCCAACAAGAAGAGCCCTGCAGCTGGGGAGACAGCGGAGAAAAAGACCCCGGCTGGAGAAAAGAACCAGGGAGAGGGGATCCAGGCCAAGCCTCTACCCAACAAGAAGAGCCCTGCAGCTGGGGAGACGGCGGAGAAAAAGACCCCGGCTGGAGAAAAGAACCAGGGCCCGGCTGAGCCAGAAGAGAAGACTggggagaaagagacaaagaagaAAGAGGAGCCACGCCCAGAGAAGAAGTCACAGCCGGGCCCGGACAAAAAACATCCGACACCAGCTAAAAAGACCACCGACACGAAGAAGACACCTTCAGGATCTGGGCAACCAGACCACAATAAT GGGAAGACCCAGGCTTCTGGAGGGAGAGGGGACCGCTtttccccagaaaggagagactctTCTAGGCATAGAAGCACCCGGGCTCCTTCCGAGGAGAGGCACGATCCTCCGACGTCGAGACATGgtaactcctctagctcctctTCTGGCTCCCGCAGGAGCAGCAGACAGGACGGCAGCCCCGCCAAGAAGAAGgggaggaaagaagaggagaggagcaag AGCCACGGCAGAAGCAGTAAAACGACTCTCTCCTCTAGGAGCAGGTCTAGAGAGAAG GCTAGTTGCTACGCGGGAGATGAGTTTACGTCTGACGTCATCCCCGGTGAAGCCAACTCCTTCGATCTGGACCAGTTCAACATGGACCAGTTTGTTACTGTGGACGAGGTGGAAGGGGATGAGGCTGAGAACACCAACCCACCGCAGTCATCCTCATCTTCGTCACACAAGACTCAAGATAAGGCCTCGGAAAGGTCAAACCGATCGTCCAAACGCAAGAGGGGTACCCCAGATTCCCCAACTCCGAAATCTAGCCAGGAGCACAAGGAGTCCCCcacgtcctcctcctctaccccccctgcTCAAAAGACTCCACGAAAAGCTGCAGCAAAGAAGGCGGCAGCTAAACCTCAACCACCTGCCACCTCTGGACGCAAGACCAGGTCATCAGCAGCTGTTGTCGTAGCAACCGAAGCCGCAGAAACCCAGGAAGCCGCCGCCGCCGACGACACCACCAGCATAGCCGATACGGAGGCGGAGCCTGTTCCCTTGGAGACTCGGTCTCAGTCGGAAGAGGAAGTAGTAGTGGTCACTAAGGGATGTGACACGGAGGATGTAGTACCGTCATCCCGCCACCAGATGTCAGTGTTGGACACTGCAGTGACAGACAACAAGGAAGAGAAAAGTGCTGTGTCAGAGAGCGATATGGAGACGACAGCTGAAAAACCTCCAGAGGTAGAGGGGAGCGAGGACACTACCCAGGCTGAAAAAGGTTCCTCGATTCTGGGTACCGAGGCTCAGAATGGAGCCTGTCCACTGGAGCTTGGTCTGACCCATCCGTCTGCCTCAGCCAAGGAGCGAGACCTTCAGAAGGCCCTGGAACTACAAGAGGTGGAGACGGTGTCGGGTCACCAGGTGCCCCGATCACTTATCGATAAAGTTCCTGATGATGATGCTGGTGGTGATTTCCAGATACTCGACGAAGCTGTGGACGATGACACACCTAGAGACGGAGAAGAGGGCAGTCAAGACACTCAAGAACAGTCTGTATCTCTGGGTTACCAGGCGCCTGCGGCCTCCGAATCTACAGGTTCCCAGGTGCCTCAAACTACTCTAGAGGAACACGAAGAGATCTCCGACGACCAACAAGAATCTGCTTTCCAGATCCTCGACTCTCTAGAAGACACCGAAGACAAAATGGCCGACTCCTCTCTCGCAGGCCAACGAGGCCGAAGAGATTCTCTACCCAGAGAGATGGAAGGGTTCCAGATACTAGATTCAGTCGACGATCAGACGGAAACGACCCAAGCTCTGGACAACCATACGACTGAATCTAAATGTCAGGGAGGCTCCAAGCCTCTGAAGGGGGGCAAGAAGGCACCCCAAAAGAAGGGTAAGAGGGTACCCAAAACTCAAAAGGTGACCAAGACCGCAATAGGAGAGTCCGAGGGGGGTACCCCGAAAAAGAGTAACCTTGTCACCTTGGATGAGGTgagcgaggaggaggaggcttACCCAGATGACGCCGCCGAAGAGGAAGAACTGATTAAGAAACAAAAACTGGTAAAGGAGAATCagcgagagaaggaaagaggaaaggagagagagaaagggaggaggagtagagagaaggaacggaagagggaggaggagagagaggagagggtcggaGTGGATACTGAGGGCTTGGTGACTTTGGATGAGAtcggagaggatgaatcaggagacACCTTCAACCCAGAG ACTCTGGTAACCCTGGATGAGGCTGGAGGTGATGGGAAggatgagatggaggaggaagagcagaACAAGAGTCCTGAACCAGCGCAGATCCAGCAAGCTGACAACACAG GGTCTCCTGGTGCAGAGGACGACTGCAGGGGCATGGAGGATATCAGGAGAATGGACTTTGTGACCGTGGATgaagtgggagaggaggaggaggaagaggaggctgttgctacaaggagaggagccagggggaggaagagagccCGACAGACCTCTG CCAGGAAATCAGTGAAAGCAAAGAAGGTGAGCGTCAaagacgaggaagaggaggagcctcGGGCAGATATTACTCCTCCCACTGACCCAGCTTCCGTTGACGCTCCCTCCTCATTGCTCCAAGTCGCTGTGACATCAGAGGTGGACGCCCAACCAGCTGCCTCAGTTCCAGACCtccaggagaaagagacggaggctGATACCCCGGCAGACCAACCCAGCCTGGAGGCCTCCTCAGCTGGGCAGGAGAGGCAGACTGACCCCCCTGAGAACCAGAGTCTGGAGGGGAAACGGGAGACAACAGACATGACTGTTGGAAAGACTTGTACCGAGTCCACAACACTACAAG AcagtaaacagagaagagaggaggaagaggagcctGAATTAAAGCGTTGTCTTTCTGAGTCTCCTCTGATCACAGACTTCAAACTGCCTCCCTTCAGTCCTCACAACCCTATAG gccaGGACTTTGTGGTTCCTAAGACAGGGTTCTTCTGTAAGCTGTGTTCTCTGTTCTACGGGAGCGAAGACAAAGCCAAGAAGACCCACTGCAGCAGTCTGCAACACTATCAGAACATGCAG aaatATTACCTGAAGCGTCAGAAGCAACAAGCAGGAAGTTCTAGCCACGTCTCCGAATGA